A region from the Gossypium hirsutum isolate 1008001.06 chromosome A08, Gossypium_hirsutum_v2.1, whole genome shotgun sequence genome encodes:
- the LOC107947391 gene encoding tetraspanin-15, with protein sequence MADDKADGNPAEEVQVPIIEENEHKQAEVPTKKNIIPGKFFQVKRVSGLLSVVSFVFSLPVLSSVIWLLYMKSYDCEWLFKLPSLQIGISIGLICVFFICNAALFLRARMQMVGIVVVMVLLTVMFTIGLAFLGANSMENRRIPATPLWFEMKIHDNELWSNIKECIYDTGVCRDLALTSTKLKSYDFSMKKLSSVESGCCRPPADCPLQYVNATFWEKNDQMQTDSDTYNPDCDLWKNDRDALCYDCLTCRQGYMKALRSKWLKLGVFLVCMALLLISSHLSLFLVTMWELHIS encoded by the exons ATGGCAGATGATAAAGCTGATGGTAATCCAGCAGAAGAGGTACAAGTGCCAATTATTGAAGAGAACGAACATAAACAGGCTGAAGTACCCACAAAGAAAAACATTATTCCAGGGAAATTCTTTCAAGTGAAACGCGTTTCAGGTTTATTATCCGTTGTTTCATTTGTTTTCTCACTTCCGGTTCTTTCCTCCGTTATCTGGTTGCTATACATGAAAAGCTATGACTGCGAATGGCTATTCAAGTTGCCTAGCTTGCAGATTGGGATCAGCATCGGCTTGATCTGTGTTTTCTTCATCTGCAATGCAGCTCTCTTCTTGAGAGCTCGAATGCAGATGGTGGGAATCGTTGTGGTTATGGTGCTGTTGACCGTGATGTTCACCATCGGTCTTGCATTCCTTGGCGCTAACAGCATGGAAAACAGAAGGATTCCAGCTACACCATTGTGGTTCGAGATGAAAATTCATGACAACGAGCTTTGGAGCAACATCAAAGAATGCATCTACGACACTGGCGTCTGCCGTGATTTAGCCTTGACATCAACGAAGCTCAAATCATATGATTTCAGCATGAAGAAATTATCGTCGGTGGAG TCGGGATGTTGCAGACCACCTGCAGACTGCCCGTTGCAGTATGTAAACGCCACCTTCTGGGAAAAGAATGATCAAATGCAAACTGATTCTGATACTTACAATCCCGACTGTGATTTATGGAAGAACGATAGAGACGCATTATGCTACGATTGCCTAACCTGTCGACAAGGTTATATGAAAGCATTGCGAAGCAAATGGTTGAAACTTGGGGTTTTTCTGGTTTGCATGGCTCTGCTACTAATCAGTTCTCATTTGTCCCTATTTCTGGTAACAATGTGGGAGCTCCATATATCTTAG